The Halobacterium litoreum genome includes a region encoding these proteins:
- a CDS encoding carbohydrate ABC transporter permease — translation MLERIRTAIRTRGGTDGDEPPDARTDGGTATASEDSGLLPGSFSRDFLGSLPFWFPPFLLMGFFVYGAIGWNFALSLVNVQQFNEPNYGQLDLEQYTRAFNDPTFVNAAQNTFVLLVAFTLCCLVVGLLVAILVDRHIRYENTFRTIYLLPMSLSFVVTAQFWLWMYNVDNGLVNLLTTTIGLGRFRWLSNPELALGAVVFALIWQFSGYAMVVYLAGLRAIPDEHYEAARVDGANTIRMYWRVIVPQLKGATISASVVLMVFALKAFDFLYSLAGGYYPPKGTDILATMMVRQAFSVGQRSYAAAIGIMLFLLALAVIAPYLTYQYRRGEL, via the coding sequence ATGCTCGAACGAATCCGGACGGCAATACGGACACGTGGGGGGACGGACGGCGATGAGCCGCCGGACGCGCGAACCGACGGCGGAACGGCCACCGCGAGCGAGGACTCCGGCCTGCTTCCAGGGTCGTTCAGTCGCGACTTCCTCGGGTCGCTCCCGTTCTGGTTCCCGCCGTTCCTCCTCATGGGCTTTTTCGTGTACGGCGCTATCGGGTGGAACTTCGCGCTGTCGCTGGTGAACGTCCAGCAGTTCAACGAACCCAACTACGGCCAACTCGACCTCGAGCAGTACACGCGCGCGTTCAACGACCCGACGTTCGTGAACGCCGCACAGAACACGTTCGTCCTGCTCGTGGCGTTCACGCTGTGCTGTCTCGTCGTCGGCCTGCTCGTGGCCATCCTCGTCGACCGCCACATCCGCTACGAGAACACGTTCCGCACCATCTACCTGCTGCCGATGAGCCTCTCGTTCGTGGTCACGGCGCAGTTCTGGCTATGGATGTACAACGTCGACAACGGCCTCGTGAACCTCTTGACGACCACCATCGGACTCGGACGGTTCCGGTGGCTGTCGAATCCGGAACTCGCGCTCGGCGCGGTGGTGTTTGCGCTCATCTGGCAGTTCAGCGGCTACGCCATGGTCGTCTACCTCGCCGGCCTGCGCGCGATTCCCGACGAACACTACGAGGCGGCGCGCGTCGACGGCGCGAACACGATTCGCATGTACTGGCGGGTCATCGTCCCGCAGTTGAAGGGCGCGACCATCTCGGCGAGCGTCGTTCTGATGGTGTTCGCGCTGAAGGCCTTCGACTTCCTGTACTCGCTCGCCGGCGGCTACTACCCGCCGAAGGGCACCGACATCCTCGCGACGATGATGGTGCGCCAGGCGTTCTCCGTCGGCCAGCGCTCGTACGCCGCGGCAATCGGCATCATGTTGTTCCTACTCGCGCTCGCGGTCATCGCACCGTACCTGACCTACCAGTACCGCCGGGGTGAACTATGA
- a CDS encoding carbohydrate ABC transporter permease: MSTSDRIDLQRVGLYGVLGALVVFYLAPIETGLVTSLKSNPLDTAPFLPPGPGGFTLSEWTAAFSALQSGLVNSLILAIPATILSALLGSMAAYGLTTLNWRGQVGVFALFIAGIFIPYQAVLLPVSRFWAKYVPLSELLAPLWLLPVLEPYHGELIALIVTHVAYGIPICTLLFRTYYRDFSTEMVEAAKLDGATAYTLYRRVILPLSVPMFAVTLIYQFTQVWNDLLFALVIMGPGQGAPVTVGLTNIGSSMTSVGFAVKMAGAFIAALPTMIVYVIFGEQFAEGVAT; the protein is encoded by the coding sequence ATGAGCACGAGCGACCGCATCGACCTCCAGCGCGTCGGCCTGTACGGCGTGCTCGGAGCGCTCGTCGTGTTCTACCTCGCGCCCATCGAGACGGGGCTGGTGACGTCTCTGAAGTCGAACCCGCTGGATACGGCGCCGTTCCTGCCGCCGGGACCGGGCGGGTTCACGCTCTCCGAGTGGACGGCCGCGTTCTCGGCGCTCCAGAGCGGGCTCGTGAACAGCCTGATACTCGCGATTCCGGCGACCATCCTCTCGGCGCTGCTCGGGAGCATGGCCGCCTACGGCCTGACGACGCTGAACTGGCGCGGTCAGGTCGGCGTGTTCGCGCTGTTCATCGCGGGCATCTTCATCCCGTACCAGGCCGTGCTCCTGCCGGTGTCGCGGTTCTGGGCGAAGTACGTCCCGCTCTCGGAGCTGCTCGCGCCGCTGTGGTTGCTCCCGGTTTTGGAGCCCTACCACGGCGAGTTGATAGCGCTCATCGTCACGCACGTCGCGTACGGCATCCCCATCTGTACGCTGCTGTTCCGGACGTACTACCGGGACTTCTCGACGGAGATGGTGGAGGCCGCGAAACTCGACGGCGCGACGGCGTACACGCTCTACCGGCGTGTCATCCTGCCGCTGTCGGTGCCGATGTTCGCGGTGACGCTCATCTACCAGTTCACGCAGGTCTGGAACGACCTGCTGTTCGCGCTGGTCATCATGGGGCCGGGGCAGGGCGCGCCGGTCACCGTCGGCCTGACGAACATCGGGTCGAGCATGACCAGCGTCGGGTTCGCGGTGAAGATGGCGGGCGCGTTCATCGCGGCGCTGCCGACGATGATCGTCTACGTCATCTTCGGAGAACAGTTCGCTGAAGGTGTCGCGACATGA
- a CDS encoding ABC transporter ATP-binding protein — protein sequence MAELVLDGVTKYFDDDGDRIVAVDDASIDIADGEFLVLVGPSGCGKSTTLRMVAGLETVSEGALRLDDTVINDRAPAERDVAMVFQSYALYPHMTVRENMSFGLEESTSMGDAEIRERVEDAAAMMGIEDLLDRKPRELSGGQQQRVALGRAIVRDPEVFLMDEPLSNLDAKLRSTMRTELQRLQEDLGVTTVYVTHDQTEAMTMGDRIAILNDGRLQQVATPLEAYHAPANEFVAGFLGEPSMNFFDASVEDGTLVTDQFDFPLSAATLEDLDGASSVRLGVRPEDIELVDEATGDHDYGATVDVVEPLGNENNVYLTFDGDDETFTAVVPATDAVEAGDHVVARIPEDAVHIFDVDSGAALHNRAFEADEEAIPQ from the coding sequence ATGGCTGAACTCGTACTGGACGGCGTAACGAAGTACTTCGACGACGACGGCGACCGAATCGTCGCCGTCGACGACGCGAGCATCGACATCGCGGACGGGGAGTTCCTCGTCCTCGTCGGTCCGTCGGGCTGTGGGAAGTCCACGACTCTCCGCATGGTCGCGGGACTGGAGACGGTCAGCGAGGGCGCGCTCCGCCTCGACGACACGGTCATCAACGACCGCGCGCCCGCCGAACGGGACGTGGCGATGGTGTTCCAGTCGTACGCGCTCTACCCCCACATGACGGTGCGGGAGAACATGAGCTTCGGGCTGGAGGAGTCCACGTCGATGGGCGACGCCGAGATTCGCGAGCGCGTGGAAGACGCCGCCGCGATGATGGGCATCGAGGACTTGCTCGACCGGAAGCCCCGGGAACTCTCGGGCGGCCAGCAACAGCGCGTGGCGCTCGGGCGCGCCATCGTCCGCGACCCCGAGGTGTTCCTGATGGACGAACCGCTGTCGAACCTCGACGCGAAACTGCGCTCGACGATGCGGACGGAACTCCAGCGCCTCCAGGAGGACCTCGGCGTCACCACCGTCTACGTCACGCACGACCAGACGGAGGCGATGACGATGGGCGACCGCATCGCCATCCTGAACGACGGCCGCCTCCAGCAGGTCGCGACGCCGCTGGAAGCCTACCACGCGCCCGCCAACGAGTTCGTCGCGGGCTTCCTCGGGGAGCCGTCGATGAACTTCTTCGACGCGAGCGTGGAGGACGGGACGCTGGTCACCGACCAGTTCGACTTCCCGCTCTCGGCGGCGACCCTCGAGGACCTCGACGGTGCGTCGTCGGTGCGCCTCGGCGTCCGGCCGGAGGACATCGAACTCGTGGACGAGGCGACGGGCGACCACGACTACGGCGCGACCGTGGACGTGGTCGAACCGCTCGGGAACGAGAACAACGTCTACCTGACCTTCGACGGCGACGACGAGACGTTCACGGCCGTCGTGCCCGCGACGGACGCCGTCGAGGCCGGCGACCACGTGGTCGCGCGCATCCCCGAGGACGCCGTCCACATCTTCGACGTCGACTCGGGCGCGGCGCTCCACAACCGCGCGTTCGAGGCCGACGAAGAAGCGATTCCGCAGTAA
- a CDS encoding BolA family protein, translating to MDLSEIESLIEDAIPDSDATVTRARGDHDDDHLAATVVSPAFEGERLVAQHEMVYDALDGRMTTDIHALELSTYTPEEYDEYEN from the coding sequence ATGGACCTCTCCGAGATAGAGTCTCTCATCGAGGACGCGATTCCGGACAGCGACGCGACGGTGACGCGAGCGCGCGGCGACCACGACGACGACCACCTCGCCGCCACCGTCGTCTCGCCGGCGTTCGAGGGCGAACGCCTCGTCGCCCAACACGAGATGGTGTACGACGCGCTCGACGGCCGGATGACCACGGACATCCACGCGCTCGAACTGTCGACGTACACGCCCGAGGAGTACGACGAGTACGAGAACTGA
- the fen gene encoding flap endonuclease-1 — translation MGNADLRQLAVIDDVPFADLEGSVVAVDAHNWLYKYLTTTVQWTSDDTYTTSDGTEVANLVGVVQGLPKFFEHDLTPVFVWDGGVTELKDDEIEERREQREAYEERLEEAREAGDGVEAARLDARTQRLTDTIHETTRELFDLLDVPQVEAPAEGEAQASYMARVDDAVDYAGSDDYDCLLLGSPLTLRQLTSKGDPECMDFDATLEEHDLTWEQLVDVGILCGTDFNDGLHGFGPKTALAAIHEHGDLWGVLDAEGEHVEYADRIRELFLNPEVTDDYEIHTELSPDVDAAREFVTDEWEVDPDEVARGFERIEESVVQTGLDQWT, via the coding sequence ATGGGTAACGCGGACCTGCGCCAACTCGCGGTCATCGACGACGTCCCCTTCGCCGACCTGGAGGGGAGCGTCGTGGCCGTGGACGCGCACAACTGGCTGTACAAGTACCTCACGACGACGGTGCAGTGGACGAGCGACGACACCTACACGACCAGCGACGGCACCGAGGTCGCGAACCTCGTCGGCGTCGTGCAGGGCCTCCCGAAGTTCTTCGAGCACGACCTGACGCCCGTGTTCGTCTGGGACGGCGGCGTCACCGAACTGAAAGACGACGAAATCGAGGAGCGCCGCGAACAGCGCGAGGCCTACGAGGAGCGACTCGAAGAAGCGCGCGAAGCCGGCGACGGCGTCGAGGCCGCGCGCCTCGACGCGCGAACCCAGCGTCTCACGGACACCATCCACGAGACGACACGAGAGTTGTTCGACCTGCTGGACGTGCCACAGGTCGAAGCGCCCGCCGAGGGCGAAGCCCAGGCCTCGTACATGGCGCGCGTCGACGACGCCGTGGACTACGCCGGGAGCGACGACTACGACTGTCTCCTGTTGGGGTCACCGCTGACGCTCCGCCAACTCACGAGCAAGGGCGACCCCGAGTGCATGGACTTCGACGCCACGCTCGAAGAACACGACCTGACGTGGGAGCAACTCGTGGACGTCGGCATCCTCTGTGGCACCGACTTCAACGACGGCCTCCACGGGTTCGGGCCGAAGACGGCGCTCGCCGCGATTCACGAACACGGCGATCTCTGGGGCGTCCTCGACGCCGAGGGCGAACACGTCGAGTACGCCGACCGCATCCGCGAACTGTTCCTGAACCCCGAAGTCACGGACGACTACGAGATTCACACGGAACTCTCGCCGGATGTCGACGCAGCCCGCGAGTTCGTCACCGACGAGTGGGAGGTCGACCCCGACGAGGTGGCGCGGGGCTTCGAGCGCATCGAGGAGTCGGTCGTCCAGACCGGCCTCGACCAGTGGACGTAG
- a CDS encoding GNAT family N-acetyltransferase: protein MRYAVLGGPGDGPTLRLDWEAFSYAGKFVMSNTGKAVAYEGAPANKRDGWPPAAREADAPVSDVVGAVSFNDDRTDDATAWLRYVTVRDDRRGDGVGARLCAFAAEHLLAGRERVRIAVNNPFAYEALHKAGFGYTGEETGVAELVLERPHDDPDAAYQSGLDRYRARDLSPEETAFLERKRGTSPPAPVDG from the coding sequence GTGCGATACGCGGTACTCGGCGGCCCCGGCGACGGCCCGACGCTCCGCCTCGACTGGGAGGCGTTCAGTTACGCCGGGAAGTTCGTGATGTCGAACACCGGCAAGGCGGTCGCCTACGAGGGCGCGCCGGCGAACAAGCGAGACGGCTGGCCGCCCGCCGCGCGCGAGGCCGACGCGCCGGTCTCGGACGTGGTCGGCGCCGTCTCGTTCAACGACGACCGCACGGACGACGCGACGGCGTGGCTCCGGTACGTCACCGTCCGCGACGACCGGCGCGGCGACGGCGTCGGCGCGCGCCTCTGTGCGTTCGCTGCCGAACACCTGCTCGCCGGACGCGAGCGCGTCCGCATCGCCGTGAACAATCCCTTCGCGTACGAGGCGCTCCACAAGGCCGGGTTCGGCTACACCGGCGAGGAGACGGGCGTCGCCGAACTCGTCCTCGAACGCCCCCACGACGACCCGGACGCTGCCTACCAGTCCGGTCTCGACCGCTACCGCGCTCGCGACCTCTCGCCGGAGGAGACGGCGTTCTTAGAGCGCAAGCGCGGGACGTCGCCGCCCGCCCCAGTCGACGGATGA
- a CDS encoding class I SAM-dependent methyltransferase, which translates to MHDVPYFDRFARVYDLAMPAADRADLEPGFALADGDVSRVLDLGGGTGRVARALDRETVVADASRGMLAEARDHGLPVVQTDVRHVAVRDESVDAVTIVDALHHFPARDAALAEAARVLRPGGVLVVRDFDPSTLRGRLLVAAERVVGFQSRFDTADELGARIERAGLEPRIVDTGFAFTVAGVKPGDG; encoded by the coding sequence ATGCACGACGTCCCCTACTTCGACCGGTTCGCGCGCGTCTACGACCTCGCGATGCCGGCGGCCGACCGCGCGGACCTCGAACCGGGATTCGCGCTCGCGGACGGCGACGTCTCTCGGGTGCTTGACCTCGGCGGCGGCACCGGCCGCGTCGCCCGCGCGCTCGACCGCGAGACGGTCGTCGCGGACGCCAGCCGCGGGATGCTCGCGGAGGCCCGCGACCACGGCCTCCCGGTCGTCCAGACGGACGTGCGGCACGTCGCCGTGCGCGACGAGAGCGTGGACGCCGTCACCATCGTCGACGCGCTCCACCACTTCCCCGCACGGGACGCGGCGCTCGCGGAGGCCGCCCGCGTCCTGCGACCGGGCGGCGTACTCGTCGTTCGAGACTTCGACCCGAGCACGCTTCGCGGTCGCCTGCTCGTCGCCGCCGAGCGCGTCGTCGGCTTCCAGTCCAGATTCGACACCGCCGACGAACTCGGCGCGCGCATCGAGCGCGCGGGCCTCGAACCCCGAATCGTCGACACCGGATTCGCGTTCACCGTCGCGGGCGTGAAACCGGGAGACGGATAA
- a CDS encoding DUF3054 domain-containing protein: protein MDLFDVDGRAVVRFLPGDLLAVFALVLIGTINHGSLTAERYAGVLIPFLVGWLVVAPLAGGYGRRAMESTRGALVVGLASWLGADFVGQILRGTETFPGNADPVFFLVALVFGGIFLAVARFGTLVVVDLTGN, encoded by the coding sequence ATGGACCTCTTCGACGTGGACGGCCGGGCGGTCGTGCGCTTTCTGCCGGGCGACTTGCTCGCCGTGTTCGCGCTCGTCCTCATCGGCACCATCAACCACGGGTCGCTGACCGCGGAACGCTACGCCGGCGTCCTCATCCCGTTCCTCGTCGGTTGGCTCGTCGTCGCGCCGCTCGCGGGCGGTTACGGTCGGCGCGCGATGGAGTCGACGCGGGGCGCGCTCGTCGTCGGATTGGCGTCGTGGCTCGGCGCGGACTTCGTCGGCCAGATTCTGCGCGGCACCGAGACGTTCCCCGGGAACGCCGACCCCGTCTTCTTCCTCGTGGCGCTCGTCTTCGGCGGCATCTTCCTCGCCGTCGCGCGGTTCGGGACGCTCGTCGTCGTGGACCTCACCGGGAACTGA